In one Maniola jurtina chromosome 13, ilManJurt1.1, whole genome shotgun sequence genomic region, the following are encoded:
- the LOC123871122 gene encoding apolipoprotein D-like — protein MSRLTILVLLAICASVFSHTYHLGACPIVDPMPGFDMNQLLGVWYVIQKTSTASHCITYNFSRTDEPGQYELEQVSQHFLLGLTPLEHDYRYTGILTVPDPAVPARMKVRFPLSVAGSASYTVLATDYNTYAAVFTCQKMTNIAHRRSATILSRTKELDKMYLDKMRTKLASFGVDPYDLSIISQSDCPKHPNGTEGVNINIDPHTFSTHNIGEAVRKTGGVIADGVEYVVDAGKKVYHKVASSKEDLTESPSKPIRNLNDDAEWLP, from the exons ATGTCTCGTCTCACAATTTTGGTGTTGTTAGCAATATGTGCCAGTGTTTTCTCACATACATATCACTTAGGGGCATGTCCTATAGTAGATCCAATGCCAGGATTTGATATGAACCAG TTGCTGGGAGTCTGGTACGTCATCCAGAAGACGTCTACAGCATCTCACTGCATCACATATAACTTCAGCAGAACTGACGAGCCCGGTCAATATGAATTAGAACAGGTGTCCCAAcactttcttttgggattgacGCCTTTGGAACATGATTATCG ATATACTGGAATTTTAACTGTTCCTGACCCAGCAGTTCCCGCCCGGATGAAAGTACGATTCCCGCTAa GTGTAGCTGGGTCTGCGAGCTACACAGTATTGGCGACTGATTACAACACCTACGCTGCGGTGTTTACTTGtcaaaaaatgactaatattgcCCACCGTCGCTCTGCTACCATTCTATCCAGAACGAAGGAACTTGATAAGATGTACCTCGATAAG ATGCGTACAAAACTAGCATCGTTCGGAGTAGACCCGTACGACCTCTCCATCATATCGCAAAGCGATTGTCCCAAACATCCCAATGGCACAGAAGGAGTGAATATCAACATCGATCCTCATACTTTCTCTACACACAATATCGGCGAAGCGGTCAGAAAGACTGGTGGGGTTATTG CGGATGGTGTTGAGTACGTAGTGGATGCAGGCAAGAAGGTGTACCACAAAGTTGCCAGCAGCAAGGAAGACCTTACCGAATCGCCTTCCAAGCCTATTCGCAATTTAAATGACGATGCTGAATGGTTACCTTAG
- the LOC123870823 gene encoding ribonuclease P protein subunit p29, which yields MSSLETIKDEASVSVIKFLKANVPKSDHDKIENELKKDFLLAKKRSKEQKVKQKRKKSHILTRKEKKTLGFYTIPRNSIKYSDVMPLNHIWSDYISQITELDKFTPDSASKGWEQFTQTIYKADFHGSMIQVVRSKCPSYVGKKGICIMDTKNTFKIVSINNQVTTLPKKDCVFEMYVRDIKICVFGKHLCVRPAERSTKKVKSCLHPDL from the coding sequence ATGTCATCTCTCGAAACGATCAAAGATGAAGCTTCGGTTTCAGTTATAAAGTTCCTGAAAGCGAATGTCCCAAAGAGTGACCATGATAAAATAGAAAATGAGTTGAAGAAAGACTTTTTACTAGCTAAAAAAAGAAGTAAAGAGCAAAAGGTGAAACAGAAACGAAAAAAGTCTCATATCCTAACAAGGAAAGAGAAGAAAACCCTTGGTTTTTATACTATTCCAAGAAACAGTATTAAGTATAGTGATGTGATGCCTTTAAATCACATTTGGTCTGATTATATCAGTCAAATTACAGAGTTAGACAAGTTTACACCAGATAGTGCTAGCAAAGGTTGGGAACAGTTTACACAAACTATATATAAAGCCGATTTTCATGGCAGTATGATACAAGTTGTGCGTTCAAAGTGTCCTAGCTATGTTGGTAAAAAAGGTATATGTATTATGGACACAAAAAACACCTTTAAGATTGTATCAATAAACAATCAAGTGACTACATTACCTAAGAAAGACTGTGTTTTTGAAATGTATGTAAgagatataaaaatatgtgtttTCGGTAAACATTTGTGTGTTAGACCTGCAGAGCGATCAACTAAGAAAGTGAAGAGCTGTTTGCATCctgacttataa
- the LOC123870828 gene encoding uncharacterized protein LOC123870828 codes for MIANVTVYGSLGIMTLHFVLVTLHINSSFEVINKCLADILSEISRETSNHNPNRNEISLSYIPITSINKAIDLLGNMERDIKMTPRMKLARQISALSNGFVRTCEVMRDLNDTENIFLLVHVVVITMYLVITLNNLIQAACCITDLKYVLIATECVWFACHTLRIVLIVQPCHRIQEELSQTKMLVARIMCEVIHEADPLFDEMDNFFKLLHLNDVSISVMGIFSLGRSTISTIIGGATTLYVVLLEL; via the exons ATGATAGCAAATGTAACCGTCTACGGCTCGTTGGGTATAATGACACTGCACTTCGTGCTTGTAACGCTGCATATCAACTCCTCCTTTGAAGTTATCAACAAATGTCTTGCGGATATTCTCTCTGAGATAAGTCGTGAaa CGTCCAATCATAATCCAAACAGAAATGAAATAAGTCTTTCATACATTCCAATAACTTCGATCAACAAGGCTATAGACTTACTTGGCAATATGGAAAGAG ATATAAAAATGACACCAAGGATGAAATTGGCACGACAAATCAGTGCACTATCAAACGGTTTCGTTCGAACATGCGAAGTGATGAGAGACCTAAACGATACTGAAAACATCTTCCTGCTCGTCCACGTCGTGGTCATCACTATGTACTTAGTAATCACTTTAAATAATCTCATACAAGCAGCGTGCTGTATTACAG ACCTCAAATATGTGTTAATCGCGACAGAGTGTGTCTGGTTTGCCTGCCACACCTTGAGAATTGTACTGATCGTGCAGCCCTGCCATCGTATCCAAGAAGAG TTATCACAAACAAAGATGCTGGTTGCCCGCATAATGTGCGAGGTGATTCATGAGGCTGATCCACTTTTTGACGAGATGGATAATTTCTTCAAGCTGTTACATCTCAATGACGTTTCTATCTCAGTGATGGGAATTTTCTCTCTTGGAAGATCGACAATATCGACA ATTATTGGTGGTGCTACGACTCTATACGTAGTTCTATTGGAACTTTAA
- the LOC123870802 gene encoding glutamate receptor ionotropic, kainate 2-like, translated as MQGLNMMLLPTLMLFGMVTCAFRNFESLKTPMNIGVILPPNTVTEIAFASALARASMESEHYNFAMKIVYAPYGDSFAASRAACELLANGVIAIYGPTDIVSTSAVEARCRAARVPHIQAVWRPPQVRGLERPTPPSINLYPEAIALSKAVALFIKDSDWNRYTLLYDDDHGLIRLQEILKHADPSHRWVARRLKPGEDNRQLLKALKAYGESRIIIDCPSDRVLDYLRQANEVKFFEDYMSYVLISLDAHTLDLQELRSGLSNVTCLRIFDHSDSRTRSYLADWKARTSPDIKIPSQTHEITVEAALASDAARLITDAVESAPDEFKIEAQSIECGSDAQWEIGEEFNNHLLTNPITGITGQIKVDNTTGERTNFNVEVMELSNSGFNIIAQWNAEEGFKYARTPSEVSDLLAEKWQNKTFRVVSRIGAPYLVEKKPKEGEVLVGNDRYEGYSKDLIHEILKETLHLNYEFEIVPGNRYGSYDKETRKWDGLIGYLVERRADLALCDLTITYERRAAVDFTTPFMTLGISILYSKPTPPETELFSFLKPFSVDVWIYMAAAYLMVSLFLHILARLAPNDWENPHPCDKSPEELENIWHIKNCCWLTMGSIMTQGSDILPKGYSTRWVCGMWWFFALIMCSSYTANLAAFLTNAAMDDSIKSVEDLAAQTKIKYGTVEGGSTSSFFRRSNVSTYQKMWAAMESARPSVFVKNNDEGVERVLKSKRSYAYLMESAAIEYQLERNCELMQVGGLLDSKGFGIAMPFSSSYRTAVDNAVLKLAESGKLVELKNRWWKVPPEESCFSEEASDEGASAGELGVDNVGGVFVVLGIGCGMAAAMGGLEFLWHVRDVAVEQKMTPSEAFWAELTFALSFWETEKPVHHDRSSSSASGSNIASRASSVLRSAVDLFHLDVFNK; from the exons ATGCAAG GTTTAAATATGATGCTCTTGCCGACATTAATGTTGTTTGGAATGGTAACGTGTGCATTTCGAAATTTTGAATCTCTCAAAACACCTATGAATATcg GTGTAATATTACCACCGAACACTGTAACTGAAATAGCATTTGCATCTGCTCTTGCGCGAGCATCGATGGAAAGTGAGCATTATAATTTTGCCATGAAAATTGTGTATGCTCCTTATGGAGACAGCTTTGCAGCATCTAGAGCTG CGTGCGAATTGCTGGCAAACGGTGTTATAGCAATTTATGGACCTACCGATATTGTTTCAACTTCGGCAGTTGAAGCTCGATGTCGGGCTGCAAGAGTACCTCATATTCAA gcgGTGTGGCGACCACCTCAAGTTCGAGGACTAGAGCGCCCGACTCCCCCCAGTATAAACTTGTATCCGGAAGCAATTGCTCTGTCCAAGGCCGTTGCCTTGTTTATTAAGGATAGTGACTGGAACAGATACACGCTGCTCTACGATGACGATCATG gACTCATAAGGTTACAAGAGATCTTAAAACACGCTGATCCAAGCCACAGGTGGGTCGCGCGTCGGTTGAAGCCGGGTGAAGACAATCGGCAATTGTTGAAGGCTTTAAAGGCCTATGGTGAATCCCGAATAATCATTGATTGCCCATCCGATAGAGTCCTGGATTATTTGCGACAAGCTAACGAAGTGAAATTCTTTGAGGATTATATG agTTACGTTCTCATATCCCTGGACGCGCATACTTTGGATCTGCAAGAGCTGAGATCGGGATTATCCAATGTCACATGTTTAAGGATATTTGATCATTCCGATTCAAGGACAAGATCTTATCTCGCTGATTGGAAAGCGAGGACATCACCTGATATAAAAATTCCTAGTCAAACACACGAAATAACG GTAGAGGCAGCTCTTGCAAGTGATGCAGCAAGATTAATTACAGATGCAGTGGAAAGTGCACCAGATGAATTCAAAATAGAGGCCCAGTCGATTGAATGTGGGTCAGATGCTCAATGGGAGATTGGAGAAGAATTTAATAACCATTTGCTCACG AATCCAATAACTGGTATAACCGGACAGATAAAAGTCGATAATACAACCGGAGAAAGAACAAATTTCAATGTTGAAGTAATGGAACTTTCTAACAGTGGTTTTAATATAATTGCTCAATGGAATGCAGAAGAGGGTTTCAAATATGCTCGCACCCCTAGTGAAGTATCGGATCTTTTAGCGGAAAAATggcaaaacaaaacatttagaGTTGTTTCTCGCATAGGAGCTCCGTATCTTGTTGAAAAAAAGCCTAAAGAGGGTGAAGTGTTAGTTGGTAATGATCGTTATGAGGGTTACTCAAAGGATCTTATACacgaaattttaaaagaaacactGCACCTCAATTACGAGTTCGAAATTGTGCCAGGAAATCGTTACGGGTCTTATGATAAAGAAACAAGGAAATGGGATGGTCTGATAGGTTATCTTGTAGAAAGG AGAGCCGACTTAGCACTTTGTGATTTGACCATAACCTACGAACGGAGAGCTGCAGTAGACTTCACGACTCCGTTTATGACGCTGGGAATCAGTATTCTTTATTCAAAACCAACACCACCGGAAACAGAACTTTTTTCATTCCTGAAACCATTTTCGGTTGACGTTTGGATTTACATGGCAGCAGCTTATTTGATGGTTTCACTTTTCTTACACATTTTAGCTAG ATTAGCGCCGAATGATTGGGAGAATCCTCATCCTTGTGACAAATCTCCAGAAGAACTTGAAAATATATGGCATATCAAAAACTGTTGTTGGTTGACTATGGGATCAATCATGACACAAGGATCTGATATTTTGCCAAA GGGCTATTCTACGAGATGGGTATGTGGAATGTGGTGGTTCTTTGCACTTATAATGTGTTCGTCCTACACTGCCAATCTAGCAGCTTTTCTTACCAATGCTGCTATGGATGACTCGATTAAAAGCGTAGAAGATTTAGCTGCTCAGACCAAAATTAAGTATGGAACGGTGGAAGGAGGTTCTACATCTTCGTTTTTTAGG CGTTCAAATGTTTCTACTTATCAAAAAATGTGGGCAGCTATGGAGTCTGCCAGGCCATCagtatttgttaaaaataatgatgagGGTGTTGAAAGAGTATTAAAAAGCAAAAGATCCTATGCATATCTGATGGAGTCTGCCGCAATCGAATATCAACTGGAAAGAAATTGCGAGTTAATGCAAGTCGGTGGCCTACTTGACTCTAAAGGATTCGGGATTGCTATGCCATTTT CATCTTCATATCGTACAGCAGTTGACAATGCAGTATTGAAGTTAGCTGAAAGTGGGAAACTGGTTGAACTCAAAAATCGTTGGTGGAAAGTACCGCCAGAAGAATCGTGTTTT tcAGAAGAAGCTAGTGACGAAGGAGCCAGTGCTGGCGAATTGGGTGTGGATAATGTTGGTGGTGTGTTTGTTGTATTGGGGATAGGGTGCGGGATGGCAGCGGCTATGGGTGGTCTAGAGTTTCTGTGGCATGTCAGAGATGTGGCTGTTGAACAAAAG ATGACACCTTCGGAGGCTTTTTGGGCAGAACTGACGTTCGCTTTAAGTTTTTGGGAAACGGAGAAACCCGTTCACCACGACCGATCCTCGTCATCTGCATCCGGTTCAAATATAGCTTCAAGAGCATCATCAGTGCTAAGATCAGCCGTAGATCTCTTTCATCTTGACGTATTTAATAAATAG
- the LOC123870805 gene encoding asparagine--tRNA ligase, cytoplasmic, with the protein MPDIEKLSIEELYTSEKNGSDETGDGSSEKPFKTILQAMRHAGKEPFPTIYVDSKDDSKVYDVAAKSQLKKIQKIWVRENYKAADKAKGEEEKDEKRVQNLEEAKKIVLEQDPSLPKAKTVKILGAGENRGERICVRGWVHRLRRQGKALAFLTLRDGTGYLQCVLHGILCQTYNALVLSTESSVILYGKLEVVPEGKIAPGGHELTVDYWELIGLAPPGGADAILNEDALPDVQLDNRHIMIRGENTTKVLRMRAVVTQAFREHFASRHYTEVQPPTLVQTQCEGGSTLFKFDFFGEQAYLTQSSQLYLETCLAALGDVYCIAQSYRAEQSRTRRHLAEYSHVEGEFAFITFEELLDRIEDMVVDVVDRVLASPEGHLVYELNPKFKPPQKPFKRMTYIEAIEYLRENNITKDDGSFYEFGDDIPEGPERKMTDAIGVPILLCKFPAEIKSFYMPRCPEDRRLTESVDVLMPGVGEIVGGSMRIWDHEELLEGYKREGIDPTPYYWYTDQRKFGSVPHGGYGLGLERFLCWLLDRYHIREVCLYPRFLERCTP; encoded by the exons ATGCCAGACATCGAAAAGCTCTCCATAG AAGAGCTGTACACATCTGAAAAAAATGGGAGTGATGAGACTGGAGATGGATCATCAGAAAAAccttttaaaactattttacaaGCTATGCGTCATGCAGGCAAGGAACCATTCCCAACCATATACGTTGATTCCAAAGACGATAGCAAAGTTTATGATGTAGCTGCTAAATCTCAGTTGAAGAAGATTCAGAAAATCTGGGTGAGGGAAAACTACAAAGCTGCTGATAAAGCCAAGGGGGAGGAGGAGAAAGATGAAAAGAGAGTGCAGAACTTAGAAGAAGCAAAAAAGATTGTCTTAGAACAGGATCCCTCTCTACCCAAAGCTAAGACTGTAAAGATATTGGGTG CTGGCGAAAACCGTGGTGAAAGGATATGTGTACGCGGTTGGGTGCACAGGCTGCGGCGTCAAGGCAAAGCTCTAGCGTTTCTAACATTACGAGACGGTACTGGCTATCTGCAGTGTGTTCTACATGGCATTCTCTGCCAAACGTACAATGCACTGGTACTCTCCACGGAATCAtctgttattttgtatggaaagcTTGAAGTTGTGCCTGAGGGAAAAATC GCACCAGGTGGGCATGAGCTGACAGTAGATTACTGGGAGCTCATCGGATTGGCCCCACCCGGCGGTGCGGACGCCATTCTGAACGAAGATGCTCTTCCCGACGTCCAGTTGGATAACAG GCACATAATGATTCGCGGCGAGAACACTACGAAGGTTCTGAGGATGCGTGCAGTCGTCACTCAGGCCTTCCGGGAACACTTCGCATCTCGTCACTACACAGAGGTGCAGCCACCGACGCTCGTACAGACTCAGTGCGAGGGAGGCTCTACTCTATTCAAGTTTGACTTCTTTGG AGAACAAGCGTACCTCACCCAGAGCTCGCAGTTGTACCTTGAGACCTGCCTGGCAGCGCTCGGGGATGTGTACTGCATCGCGCAGTCGTATCGCGCGGAGCAGTCGCGAACTAGGAGGCATCTTGCTGA GTACAGCCACGTGGAAGGAGAATTTGCTTTCATCACATTCGAGGAGTTGCTGGACAGAATCGAGGACATGGTGGTGGATGTAGTGGACAGGGTGCTGGCTTCGCCTGAAGGCCATCTTGTGTATGAACTGAACCCTAAGTTTAAG CCACCACAAAAGCCATTCAAGCGGATGACCTACATCGAGGCCATTGAATACCTGAGAGAAAACAACATCACGAAAGATGATGGATCTTTCTATGAATTTGGAGAT GATATTCCGGAAGGCCCTGAACGGAAGATGACAGATGCAATTGGAGTTCCAATTCTGTTGTGCAAGTTTCCAGCAGAGATCAAGTCGTTTTATATGCCGCGCTGCCCCGAGGACCGGCGCCTTACCGAGTCCGTTGATGTGCTGATGCCGGGCGTTGGGGAAATTGTCGGTGGATCCATGAGGATATGGGATCACGAAGAACTGTTGGAAG GATACAAGCGCGAGGGAATTGACCCTACTCCATACTACTGGTATACTGATCAACGTAAATTTGGTTCCGTGCCTCATGGTGGATATGGACTTGGCTTGGAACGATTCCTTTGCTGGCTTCTAGATAGATACCACATTCGTGAAGTGTGTCTCTACCCACGTTTCTTGGAGCGGTGTACTCCTTAA
- the LOC123870826 gene encoding peritrophin-1-like, whose protein sequence is MIKVASVILFSVVAIALGDGESAEIELFENGCPVNNQVYKIMPHEDCNKFYKCSNGERIEFKCPDKLMFNMNENVCDWPNQVQCENRVSTNAPDTTNPITESGDADPATICARTGSDGLLVPHEYCNRLYMCALGVPIEIECPDPLLFNTESQLCDYESKVDCGERLKAKENESPEMPEK, encoded by the exons ATGATAAAAG ttGCAAGCGTTATTCTGTTCAGCGTAGTCGCCATAGCTTTAGGCGACGGGGAAAGCGCTGAAATAGAACTGTTTGAAAACGGGTGTCCTGTAAATAACCAGGTTTATAAAATCATGCCCCACGAAGATTGCAATAAATTTTACAAATGTTCTAATGGTGAGCGGATCGAATTTAAATGCCCAGATAAACTGATGTTCAACATGAATGAAAATGTATGTGACTGGCCAAACCAAGTGCAGTGCGAAAACAGAGTATCAACGAATGCCCCAGACACAACAAACCCAATCACTGAATCTGGAGATGCTGATCCAGCCACTATCTGCGCTCGTACCGGCTCTGATGGATTGCTAGTCCCGCATGAATATTGTAACCGGTTATACATGTGTGCCCTTGGAGTACCGATTGAAATCGAATGCCCTGATCCCCTTCTATTTAACACCGAGTCCCAGCTTTGCGATTATGAGAGCAAGGTCGACTGTGGAGAACGATTGAAGGCAAAAGAAAATGAAAGCCCAGAAATGCCAGAAAAATGA